The Psychrosphaera ytuae genome includes a region encoding these proteins:
- a CDS encoding LOG family protein, translated as MKKGNKTSRFSTAMDAVEQAKLGCESPYAANRLAFSDHDLLLKDELRGIRLQLEWMKPDLALDEQDIYSTLVIFGSARFNTSSQSCNDTQKGYYDTARALAKKVSELSLAHGGNEYVVTTGGGPGIMEAANRGAADAGAKSIGLNIVLPREQRPNPYVSPELCFQFHYFAMRKMHFLKRAKGLVAFPGGFGTLDELFETLTLLQTKKVSSLPVILVGRAFWQRVIDFDFLIEQGVIAAEDTQLMQFADNADEAFSLLKKAWEIK; from the coding sequence ATGAAAAAAGGTAATAAGACTTCCCGATTTTCGACCGCGATGGATGCGGTAGAACAGGCTAAATTGGGTTGTGAGTCGCCATATGCGGCAAACCGACTGGCATTTTCTGATCATGACCTACTGCTCAAAGACGAATTGAGAGGTATAAGGTTACAACTCGAATGGATGAAGCCGGACTTAGCATTGGACGAGCAAGATATTTACTCGACGTTGGTGATTTTTGGCAGTGCGAGGTTCAATACGTCTTCTCAAAGTTGTAATGATACACAAAAAGGGTATTACGACACTGCAAGAGCATTGGCTAAGAAAGTGTCCGAGCTCTCATTGGCGCACGGTGGTAACGAGTATGTCGTGACTACAGGCGGTGGACCTGGGATCATGGAGGCGGCAAATCGAGGCGCTGCTGATGCAGGAGCCAAAAGCATTGGATTAAATATCGTATTGCCACGTGAGCAAAGACCGAACCCGTATGTGTCACCTGAGCTTTGCTTTCAGTTCCATTATTTTGCGATGAGAAAAATGCACTTTTTGAAAAGGGCAAAAGGCTTAGTCGCGTTTCCAGGTGGGTTTGGCACGTTAGATGAACTGTTTGAAACACTAACCTTGTTACAAACCAAAAAAGTCAGCTCGTTACCTGTGATTTTAGTGGGGCGTGCGTTTTGGCAGCGGGTCATTGATTTTGACTTTTTAATTGAGCAAGGCGTGATTGCAGCCGAAGATACACAATTAATGCAGTTTGCGGATAACGCCGACGAAGCTTTTTCTCTCCTCAAAAAGGCTTGGGAGATAAAGTAG
- a CDS encoding PBPRA1643 family SWIM/SEC-C metal-binding motif protein: protein MSDKFFFKGRQDARQSHIKSFQPKVTKKAGSKKYPLQLTVTSEQRKLEIEALLNEHQLFADITIDSSDNAQESIEQLTTILNKATTVKVDKTPSRNEPCVCGSGKKYKKCCG, encoded by the coding sequence ATGTCAGACAAGTTTTTTTTCAAGGGGCGTCAAGACGCTCGCCAAAGCCACATCAAGAGTTTTCAACCAAAAGTAACCAAAAAAGCAGGCAGCAAGAAATACCCATTGCAGCTTACCGTAACTTCTGAGCAGCGTAAGTTAGAAATCGAGGCACTACTCAACGAGCACCAGCTATTTGCAGATATCACGATTGATTCGTCGGACAATGCACAAGAGTCCATCGAACAACTCACGACTATTTTAAACAAAGCGACGACCGTCAAAGTAGACAAGACCCCTTCTCGTAACGAGCCTTGTGTATGTGGTAGCGGTAAAAAATACAAGAAGTGCTGCGGCTAA
- a CDS encoding MBL fold metallo-hydrolase RNA specificity domain-containing protein has translation MAKLTFYGAIEGVTGSMYLLTTKQSRILLDCGLFQGRKEEEKANRKPLPFSPSQLDGVVISHAHLDHSGRLPLLVKEGYNGPIFMTKPTCDLIEILLKDAASLQERDAEWENKRRKRSGKQPVEPLYVEEEVDDVMELCIGVPYYHRFNITDDVELRFSDAGHILGSSIVELIVNESGKQKKLVFSGDLGNSQAALLRDPDIITEADILLMESTYGDRDHRSIEETLDEFETVITEASENGGNILIPSFAVGRTQEIIFRLGELYQKGKLHQKAIFLDSPMAIAVTEVYHRYQDIYNEEDKREIIKHTEPTRRNGQSLHSYLPVLRYSTSTKESMRLNNIDSGAIIIAGSGMCNGGRIRHHLKHNLWRKRSHVIFVGFQAMGTPGRTLIDGAKQMKLAGENIAVQAQIHTLGGFSAHASQSQLLDWLSHMKEADPKVFLVHGEESAKVVLQQAVKANGFDVTIPSLGQEVVF, from the coding sequence ATGGCAAAGCTTACTTTTTACGGTGCGATTGAAGGGGTCACTGGCTCCATGTATTTGCTTACGACAAAACAGAGTCGAATTTTATTAGACTGTGGGTTGTTTCAAGGTCGAAAAGAAGAAGAAAAAGCCAATAGAAAACCTTTGCCATTTTCTCCTTCACAACTCGATGGTGTGGTCATCTCTCACGCTCACTTAGACCATTCTGGTCGATTGCCCTTATTGGTAAAAGAAGGGTACAACGGGCCTATTTTTATGACCAAACCCACCTGTGACCTAATTGAAATTTTGTTAAAAGACGCAGCTTCGTTGCAAGAGCGAGACGCAGAGTGGGAGAACAAACGACGCAAGCGCTCGGGCAAACAACCTGTCGAGCCCTTATATGTCGAAGAAGAGGTCGACGACGTCATGGAGCTGTGCATTGGTGTGCCTTATTATCACAGGTTTAATATCACCGATGATGTCGAACTCAGGTTTTCTGATGCGGGTCATATCTTAGGCTCTTCGATCGTCGAGCTCATAGTTAATGAATCAGGTAAACAGAAGAAACTGGTTTTTTCTGGCGATCTGGGTAATTCACAAGCTGCGCTGTTACGCGATCCCGATATCATCACCGAGGCCGATATTTTACTGATGGAGTCGACTTATGGTGACCGAGACCACAGGTCCATCGAGGAGACGCTTGATGAGTTTGAAACTGTGATCACAGAAGCATCCGAAAACGGCGGCAACATACTGATCCCGTCTTTTGCAGTTGGACGGACTCAAGAGATCATTTTTCGACTTGGAGAGTTGTATCAAAAAGGCAAACTCCATCAAAAGGCGATTTTTTTGGACAGCCCAATGGCGATTGCCGTCACTGAGGTTTATCACAGGTATCAAGATATTTACAATGAAGAAGACAAGCGAGAGATCATAAAACACACCGAACCTACACGGCGAAATGGCCAGAGCTTACATTCGTATTTACCTGTGCTTAGGTATTCCACCAGTACCAAAGAGTCAATGCGCTTAAATAACATCGACAGTGGGGCCATTATTATCGCTGGTAGTGGCATGTGTAACGGCGGGCGGATCCGTCACCATCTAAAACACAATTTATGGCGAAAACGCTCCCATGTGATCTTTGTTGGCTTTCAAGCAATGGGAACACCTGGAAGAACTCTTATCGATGGCGCAAAACAAATGAAACTAGCCGGAGAAAACATAGCTGTGCAGGCACAAATTCATACTTTAGGAGGCTTCTCTGCTCATGCGAGCCAATCACAGCTATTAGACTGGCTGTCACATATGAAAGAGGCAGACCCAAAGGTCTTTTTGGTACACGGAGAAGAGTCTGCAAAAGTCGTTTTACAACAAGCGGTAAAAGCGAACGGCTTTGATGTGACGATTCCTTCACTTGGTCAAGAGGTTGTGTTTTAA
- a CDS encoding phosphoketolase family protein — protein sequence MKDATKLDTQAIDPISDKELGLTHDLWRACNYLAAGMIYLKDNPLLQIPLSKEHIKKRLLGHWGASPGLSFMYVHMNRLINKYDLNAIFLAGPGHGAPGVIAPVYLEGTYSEIYPDVGQDIEGMTHLFKRFSFPGGIGSHCTPELPGSIHEGGELGYSISHAFGAAFDNPDLIVTVAVGDGEAETGPLATSWHSSKYINPIRDGAVLPILHLNGYKINNPTLLSRIPNEELGALFNGYGWKPIFVEGDDPVHMHQKMAEAMESCILDIREIQQNARNAEKVSRARWPMIVLRTPKGWTCPEKINGHKTQGSWRAHQVPLKNVRDNPENLATLTSWLKSYEPQTLFDEDGKLVAKLQALLPKGQRRMSANPHANGGLVKKNLRLPNFTDYACVVDQPGTSFAFNTKPLGAMLRDVMVKNNNNFRVFGPDETTSNKLDDIYEVSKKLWLCEYKPEDEDGGHLSTDGRVLEMLSEHTLEGWFEGYVLTGRHGFFATYEAFVHVIDSMFNQHAKWLAIAESLSWRAPIASINLLITSTVWRQDHNGFTHQDPGFLDLVVNKSPSVTRIYLPPDVNCLLSVADHCLKSQNDINVIVCDKQSHMQYLDTQSAIKHCTKGLGIWPWASNDEGQEPDVVIVGCGDIPTKEALAATALLRETFDDLKIRFINVVDLYRLAPEYAHPHGLSDADFDSLFTVDKPVIFNFHGYPWLIHRLAYRRANHNNLHVRGYIERGNINTPLELAIENRIDRFSIAIDVIDRVEKIKVRGAHAKQAFRDRQLECCQYAHEHGVDMPEIEEWVWPYGNK from the coding sequence ATGAAAGACGCTACAAAACTCGATACTCAAGCAATCGACCCCATATCTGATAAAGAACTCGGATTAACTCACGATTTATGGCGGGCATGTAATTACTTAGCGGCCGGGATGATTTATTTAAAAGACAACCCTCTACTGCAAATCCCCTTGAGCAAAGAGCATATTAAAAAGCGTCTATTAGGGCATTGGGGTGCAAGTCCTGGCCTATCTTTTATGTATGTTCACATGAATCGACTTATCAACAAGTATGATTTAAATGCAATTTTTTTGGCAGGCCCTGGTCATGGCGCTCCTGGTGTTATTGCTCCGGTATATCTGGAAGGAACATACAGTGAGATATACCCTGATGTTGGTCAGGATATAGAAGGCATGACACACCTGTTTAAACGTTTTTCGTTTCCGGGGGGAATCGGCAGTCATTGTACTCCAGAGCTACCAGGTTCTATTCATGAGGGTGGCGAGCTGGGATATAGTATTTCTCATGCTTTTGGCGCAGCCTTTGATAACCCCGATTTAATTGTGACGGTTGCGGTTGGGGACGGAGAAGCCGAAACGGGCCCATTGGCGACATCGTGGCACTCTAGCAAGTACATTAATCCAATTCGAGATGGGGCGGTTTTGCCCATCCTTCACTTAAATGGCTATAAAATTAATAACCCGACTTTACTTTCTAGGATCCCAAATGAAGAGTTAGGTGCTTTGTTTAATGGATACGGCTGGAAGCCAATTTTCGTCGAGGGTGACGACCCTGTTCATATGCACCAAAAAATGGCTGAGGCGATGGAATCTTGTATTCTAGATATTAGAGAGATTCAACAAAATGCTCGTAACGCTGAAAAGGTAAGCCGGGCTCGTTGGCCAATGATAGTGTTAAGAACACCCAAAGGCTGGACCTGCCCAGAAAAAATTAACGGTCATAAAACACAAGGCTCGTGGCGAGCCCATCAAGTGCCTCTCAAAAATGTTCGTGATAACCCTGAAAACCTAGCGACATTAACATCATGGCTTAAAAGCTATGAACCACAAACCTTGTTCGATGAAGACGGTAAGCTGGTGGCCAAGCTACAGGCACTGTTGCCTAAGGGGCAAAGACGCATGAGCGCTAACCCCCACGCCAATGGCGGGTTAGTAAAGAAAAATCTCAGGCTGCCAAATTTTACCGATTACGCCTGTGTCGTGGACCAGCCTGGAACCTCCTTTGCCTTCAACACCAAACCTCTTGGCGCCATGCTTCGAGATGTAATGGTAAAAAACAACAATAACTTTCGGGTATTTGGGCCTGACGAAACCACTTCAAATAAGTTGGACGACATCTATGAAGTCAGCAAAAAACTCTGGTTGTGCGAGTACAAGCCAGAAGATGAAGACGGCGGCCACCTAAGCACTGATGGGCGCGTGTTGGAGATGTTGTCTGAACATACACTAGAGGGCTGGTTTGAGGGGTATGTTTTAACCGGTCGACATGGTTTTTTTGCGACGTATGAGGCGTTTGTCCATGTTATCGACTCTATGTTTAACCAGCATGCAAAATGGTTAGCTATTGCCGAAAGCTTGAGCTGGCGCGCACCTATTGCATCGATTAACCTTCTCATTACCTCTACGGTGTGGCGCCAAGATCACAATGGGTTTACTCATCAAGACCCGGGTTTTCTCGATTTAGTGGTGAACAAAAGCCCTAGCGTGACTCGGATCTATTTACCGCCAGACGTCAATTGCTTGTTGTCGGTCGCGGATCACTGCCTAAAAAGTCAAAACGACATCAATGTCATTGTGTGTGACAAACAATCGCACATGCAGTACCTAGATACCCAAAGTGCCATTAAGCATTGTACTAAAGGATTGGGGATCTGGCCCTGGGCCAGTAACGATGAAGGCCAAGAGCCTGATGTAGTGATCGTCGGTTGCGGGGATATCCCGACCAAAGAAGCCTTAGCGGCAACCGCGTTATTACGAGAAACCTTTGATGACTTAAAGATCCGCTTTATCAATGTCGTCGACCTTTATCGCTTGGCGCCAGAGTACGCCCATCCACATGGCTTATCGGATGCTGACTTTGATAGTTTGTTTACGGTCGACAAACCGGTCATTTTTAATTTTCATGGCTATCCTTGGTTAATACACCGCCTCGCATATCGTCGAGCTAACCATAATAACTTACACGTTAGGGGTTATATTGAGCGTGGCAATATCAATACCCCGCTTGAGCTGGCGATAGAAAATAGAATTGATAGGTTTAGCATCGCCATCGATGTGATAGATCGGGTTGAGAAAATCAAAGTACGAGGGGCTCATGCCAAACAAGCGTTTCGCGATCGTCAACTTGAATGTTGTCAATATGCCCATGAACACGGCGTCGACATGCCAGAAATAGAAGAGTGGGTATGGCCTTACGGCAATAAATAA
- a CDS encoding lipid-transfer protein, whose product MNNVIVAGVGMTKFCKPGQQEPYRVMAANAIKDAITDAGINVSQIEQGFASYIYGDSTCGQHAFYDVAQSGIPIINVNNNCSSGSTALYLARQAILSGEIECAVAFGFEEMQPGALGTHWDDRESPFERVNKVYDQFDIPNAPIALRAFGAAGRYYMEKYNVSRDIFAQVAVKSRSHAVNNPLSLFTKPISVEDVLNDKVIFDNYMTRTMACPPTCGAAAAILCSERFAQKHNIKNGVKILGQAMATDTQASWQDPILSVGAGMTANAAEKAFNIAGISPQDIDVIELHDCFTTNEVISYEALGLCGEGEAIKLISDNDHTYGGKFVIGPSGGLMSKGHPIGATGIAQCAELTWHLRGQAGKRQVAGAKLALQHNVGLGGAVVVTIYGK is encoded by the coding sequence ATGAATAATGTAATTGTTGCTGGCGTAGGGATGACCAAGTTTTGTAAACCAGGTCAACAAGAGCCTTACCGAGTTATGGCCGCCAACGCGATTAAAGATGCAATCACAGATGCAGGGATTAATGTTAGTCAAATAGAACAGGGCTTTGCATCATACATATACGGAGATAGTACTTGCGGGCAGCATGCGTTTTACGATGTAGCTCAAAGTGGTATACCAATCATTAATGTAAACAATAACTGCTCTAGTGGTTCTACTGCGTTGTATTTAGCGAGGCAAGCGATTTTATCCGGCGAGATAGAATGTGCAGTCGCGTTTGGATTTGAAGAAATGCAACCAGGCGCCCTTGGTACACATTGGGATGACAGAGAAAGCCCATTTGAGCGAGTGAATAAGGTTTACGATCAATTTGATATTCCTAATGCACCGATTGCACTTAGAGCATTTGGCGCTGCGGGCCGTTACTACATGGAAAAATACAATGTCTCTCGAGACATATTTGCCCAAGTTGCAGTGAAATCGCGATCACACGCTGTTAACAATCCATTGTCATTGTTTACCAAACCAATCTCAGTCGAAGACGTTCTTAATGATAAAGTGATTTTTGATAATTACATGACCAGAACAATGGCTTGCCCGCCAACCTGTGGTGCCGCTGCTGCCATTCTCTGTAGCGAACGCTTTGCTCAAAAGCACAACATTAAAAATGGCGTAAAAATCTTAGGGCAAGCGATGGCGACAGATACTCAAGCGTCTTGGCAAGATCCAATCTTATCTGTTGGAGCTGGCATGACCGCAAACGCCGCTGAAAAAGCATTTAACATCGCCGGTATTTCACCACAAGACATAGACGTCATTGAGTTACATGATTGTTTTACCACCAATGAAGTGATCAGTTACGAGGCGCTCGGGTTATGTGGAGAAGGAGAGGCGATAAAATTAATCTCTGACAATGACCATACCTATGGCGGTAAATTTGTAATTGGGCCTTCGGGTGGTTTGATGTCAAAGGGTCACCCAATCGGGGCGACAGGCATTGCTCAGTGCGCTGAACTGACTTGGCATTTACGAGGTCAAGCAGGTAAAAGACAAGTTGCAGGGGCTAAATTAGCGCTGCAACACAACGTAGGTTTAGGTGGCGCTGTTGTCGTTACCATTTATGGAAAATAA
- a CDS encoding VF530 family protein, whose product MTNIYENNPLHGKSLEAILNELVDHYGWEIMGAYININCFKTKPSIASSCKFLNKTQWAKEAVEAFYMYKFKNLPKPSDDQYDLPPRDRIVPPEDKPRAPKELSLEDAERIKYNKQKKNRERAMRQKASTPSNPWGRTNS is encoded by the coding sequence ATGACAAACATTTACGAAAATAATCCTTTGCATGGCAAGAGCCTCGAAGCCATATTGAACGAACTCGTTGACCATTACGGGTGGGAAATTATGGGTGCTTACATTAATATAAATTGCTTTAAAACCAAGCCGAGTATTGCATCTAGCTGTAAGTTTTTAAACAAAACGCAGTGGGCAAAAGAAGCAGTCGAAGCATTTTATATGTATAAGTTTAAAAACTTACCAAAACCCAGCGATGACCAATATGACCTACCACCGCGAGACCGTATCGTGCCACCAGAAGACAAACCGCGCGCACCCAAAGAGTTGAGCTTAGAAGACGCGGAGCGTATTAAATACAACAAACAGAAAAAAAACCGAGAGCGTGCCATGCGTCAGAAAGCCTCGACCCCATCTAACCCTTGGGGCCGAACTAACTCCTAA
- a CDS encoding aminotransferase class V-fold PLP-dependent enzyme, with protein MLPLFRILVIEQDPTVLQELATNLTKTVANFERQDIDIDFIECLELSKALEFIQEDGDIQAVVLSWDINKKSEERTYSQFIERLKETRIELPVYVIGDDTKGLEIVNESEDIESFFFKDEVISDPEAILGYMINDFDDRSETPFWTAYRRYVGESNDSWHTPGHSGGSSFRNSPYIKDFYQFYGRNVFVGDLSVSVDSLGSLSDSTNTIGRAQESAAATFEVKHTYFVTNGSSTSNKIILQTLLRKGDKVIIDRNCHKSVHYGILQSASFPVYLSSILSPKYGIFAPPSLAEIKQTIEQNTDAKLLVLTGCTYDGLLSDLKQVVDMAHEHGIKVFIDEAWFAYSLFHPSFRYYSAIHAGADYVTHSAHKVVSAFSQASYIHINDPDFDADFFREIYSIYASTSPKYQLIASLDVCQKQLEMEGYKLLNALLNHVEEFKQQTKSLQKIKVLGKDDFMKVFPHFSDDNVGHDPLKILIDISALPYSLKDIHKFLLDEIGLEIEKYTHSTILVLLTLGGTRSKIIRLYNALKKLDSGKVKLAKSTRRSRLPEKLPKIDLACIPSEAFYGDRESLPIDKCNNRICAGLVTPYPPGIPLLVPGQNITQEHIDYLKELAGQGLTIQGSFDGEIYVLKKPS; from the coding sequence ATGTTACCTCTGTTTCGAATCTTGGTAATTGAGCAAGATCCTACCGTATTGCAAGAACTTGCAACGAATCTCACCAAAACTGTCGCGAATTTTGAGCGACAGGATATCGATATTGATTTTATTGAATGCTTAGAGCTATCAAAAGCGTTGGAATTTATCCAAGAGGACGGTGATATCCAAGCTGTTGTCTTGAGCTGGGATATCAACAAAAAAAGCGAAGAGCGAACTTACAGCCAGTTTATCGAGCGTTTGAAAGAGACTCGCATTGAGCTGCCTGTGTATGTCATTGGTGATGATACCAAGGGCCTAGAGATCGTAAATGAGTCTGAAGATATTGAGTCTTTCTTTTTTAAAGATGAAGTGATCTCGGACCCTGAGGCCATTTTAGGTTACATGATCAACGATTTTGATGACCGCTCTGAAACGCCATTTTGGACTGCGTATCGCCGTTATGTTGGCGAGTCGAATGACTCTTGGCATACACCGGGTCACAGTGGTGGTTCGAGTTTTAGAAACTCACCGTATATCAAAGACTTTTATCAATTTTATGGTCGTAACGTGTTTGTGGGTGACTTGTCTGTATCGGTGGACTCATTAGGCTCATTGTCGGACAGTACTAACACCATAGGTCGAGCTCAAGAGTCGGCTGCGGCCACCTTTGAAGTCAAACACACGTATTTTGTAACGAATGGCTCGTCCACGTCGAACAAGATTATTTTACAAACGTTACTTCGAAAAGGCGACAAGGTCATCATTGACCGCAATTGCCACAAGTCTGTGCACTACGGTATTTTGCAATCAGCGAGTTTCCCTGTTTATTTATCAAGTATTTTGTCACCTAAATACGGGATCTTTGCACCACCTTCGTTAGCAGAAATCAAACAAACCATTGAGCAAAATACTGATGCTAAGTTATTGGTTTTAACGGGTTGTACGTACGACGGTTTATTGAGTGACTTAAAGCAAGTCGTTGATATGGCTCATGAGCATGGCATTAAAGTGTTTATCGATGAAGCATGGTTTGCTTATTCGTTGTTTCATCCAAGCTTTAGATATTACTCTGCGATACACGCAGGGGCTGATTATGTCACGCATTCGGCCCACAAAGTTGTGTCGGCGTTTTCGCAAGCATCCTATATCCACATAAACGATCCAGACTTTGATGCGGACTTCTTTAGAGAAATTTACAGCATTTACGCAAGTACATCGCCAAAGTATCAGTTGATTGCATCGTTAGATGTTTGTCAAAAACAGTTGGAAATGGAAGGCTATAAACTACTCAACGCCTTGTTAAATCACGTTGAGGAATTTAAACAACAAACCAAATCGTTACAAAAAATCAAAGTGTTGGGCAAAGACGACTTTATGAAGGTTTTCCCGCATTTTAGTGATGATAATGTCGGCCACGATCCGTTAAAAATCTTAATTGATATCAGCGCGCTACCGTATTCGTTAAAAGACATTCACAAGTTTTTGTTAGACGAAATTGGTTTGGAAATTGAGAAGTACACCCACAGCACGATATTGGTTTTATTGACCTTAGGTGGCACACGCTCAAAAATAATCCGTTTGTACAATGCCCTTAAAAAGCTCGATAGCGGCAAGGTTAAGCTGGCCAAATCGACACGTCGTTCGCGTTTGCCAGAAAAGCTACCAAAAATCGACTTGGCGTGTATTCCAAGTGAAGCGTTTTATGGCGACAGAGAGTCGTTGCCGATAGACAAGTGTAATAATCGCATTTGCGCAGGTCTGGTGACGCCTTATCCTCCGGGTATTCCGTTGTTGGTTCCTGGACAGAATATCACTCAAGAGCACATCGACTATTTAAAAGAGTTGGCAGGGCAGGGTTTGACCATTCAGGGTAGTTTTGATGGTGAAATATACGTCCTGAAAAAACCAAGTTAA